Proteins encoded together in one Telopea speciosissima isolate NSW1024214 ecotype Mountain lineage chromosome 4, Tspe_v1, whole genome shotgun sequence window:
- the LOC122658073 gene encoding heavy metal-associated isoprenylated plant protein 27-like isoform X2, with product MGALDHISEIFDFSHRSNSKKLKKNKQLQTVEIKVRIDCEGCEKKVKKSVEGMKGVTQVDVDPKQNKLTVIGYVDPKKVLHRVQHRTGKKAEFWPYIPYEMVAHPYAPGAYDKKAPPGYVRNVLVDPESSHLARASSLEQKYASAFSDDNPNACSVM from the exons ATGGGTGCTCTGGATCATATCTCTGAAATCTTTGATTTCTCTCACAGGAGTAATAGTAAGAAGCTCAAGAAGAACAAGCAGTTGCAG ACGGTGGAGATAAAGGTGAGGATAGACTGTGAAGGGTGTgaaaagaaagtgaagaaaTCAGTAGAAGGGATGAAGGGAGTGACGCAAGTGGATGTGGATCCGAAGCAGAACAAGCTGACGGTGATTGGGTACGTGGATCCAAAGAAGGTGTTGCACAGGGTTCAGCACCGGACCGGGAAGAAGGCGGAGTTCTGGCCTTACATCCCATACGAAATGGTGGCCCATCCATACGCTCCAGGTGCGTACGATAAGAAGGCCCCACCTGGGTACGTGCGCAACGTTCTTGTGGACCCAGAGTCCTCCCATCTTGCACGTGCCAGTTCTCTGGAGCAGAAATACGCTTCTGCCTTCAGCGACGATAACCCCAACGCCTGTTCCGTCATGTGA
- the LOC122658073 gene encoding heavy metal-associated isoprenylated plant protein 27-like isoform X1 yields the protein MGALDQISEIFDFSHRSGSSKKFKKNKQLQTVEIKVIIDCEGCERRVKKSVKGMKGVTQVDVHPKKNKLTVIGYVDPKKVLHRVQHRTGKKAEFWPYVPYEMVAHPYAPGAYDKKAPPGYVKNVLVEPESSKLARASSVEEKYVSAFSDDNPNACSVM from the exons ATGGGTGCTTTGGATCAAATCTCCGAAATCTTTGATTTCTCTCACAGGAGTGGTAGTAGCAAGAAGTTCAAGAAGAACAAGCAATTGCAG ACGGTGGAGATAAAGGTGATAATAGACTGTGAAGGATGTGAGAGGAGAGTGAAGAAATCAGTGAAAGGGATGAAGGGAGTGACACAAGTAGATGTGCATCCGAAAAAGAATAAGCTGACGGTGATTGGATACGTAGATCCAAAGAAGGTATTGCATCGGGTACAGCATCGGACGGGAAAGAAGGCGGAGTTCTGGCCTTACGTCCCATACGAAATGGTGGCCCACCCATATGCTCCAGGTGCGTACGATAAAAAGGCCCCACCTGGATACGTGAAGAATGTTCTTGTGGAACCGGAGTCCTCCAAGTTGGCACGTGCCAGCTCTGTCGAGGAGAAATACGTCTCCGCCTTCAGCGACGATAACCCCAACGCCTGTTCCGTCATGTGA
- the LOC122658072 gene encoding probable BOI-related E3 ubiquitin-protein ligase 3, with translation MMAVQAQQYPENLGFPLFGLQEWMDSCGGGGGVGFNDLFFNPQQQEQMQQLQNLNIQRNHNLGFENSPVVSSSSNGTLVSMAFSESLAAQIDKQALEIDRFILLQNERLRSALHEQRKQQMAILLKKMESKALSLLRRKDEDIARAAKRTMELEECLRRIEMENQAWQKVAKENEAMVVALNNTLEQVKENACCFPSAGAEDAESCCDVSPEHNREEKGREEARYNEEQEPMRKMACKVCNSRRSCVLFLPCRHLCSCKSCEAFLDSCPVCNSLKNASMEVFLL, from the exons ATGATGGCTGTTCAAGCGCAGCAGTATCCGGAGAATCTGGGTTTTCCTTTGTTCGGATTGCAGGAATGGATGGATtcctgtggtggtggtggtggtgttgggtTTAATGATTTATTTTTCAATCCTCAACAGCAAGAACAGATGCAGCAGTTACAGAATCTCAATATCCAGAGAAATCACAACTTGGGTTTCGAAAATAGTCcggtggtttcttcttcttccaatggtACTCTTGTTTCAATGGCTTTCTCCGAGTCTTTAGCTGCTCAGATTGATAAGCAAGCATTGGAGATTGATCGTTTTATTCTATTACAG AATGAGAGACTCAGATCAGCTTTACATGAGCAAAGGAAGCAACAAATGGCGATCCTTCTAAAGAAGATGGAATCAAAGGCGTTGAGCTTACTGAGACGGAAGGATGAAGACATTGCAAGAGCGGCCAAAAGAACAATGGAGCTGGAAGAATGCTTGAGAAGGATAGAAATGGAGAACCAAGCTTGGCAGAAAGTCGCTAAAGAGAACGAGGCCATGGTGGTGGCTCTGAATAACACACTGGAACAGGTGAAAGAGAACGCCTGCTGCTTTCCTTCTGCCGGAGCAGAGGACGCAGAGTCATGTTGCGATGTCTCTCCGGAGCATAACagggaagagaaaggaagagaagaagccaGATACAATGAAGAACAGGAACCAATGAGAAAGATGGCTTGTAAGGTCTGCAATTCTCGAAGGTCGTGCGTCCTTTTCCTCCCTTGTAGGCATCTGTGTTCGTGCAAGTCTTGCGAAGCCTTCCTCGATTCTTGCCCTGTCTGCAATTCTTTAAAAAATGCAAGCATGGAGGTCTTCTTGTTATAG
- the LOC122658074 gene encoding heavy metal-associated isoprenylated plant protein 27-like, with protein MGALDHISELFDFSHRSSSRKLKKNKQLQTVEIKVRIDCEGCEKKVKKSVEGMKGVTQVDVDPKKNKLTVIGYVDPKKVLHRVQHRTGKKAEFWPYIPYEMVAHPYAPGAYDKKAPPGYVRNVLVDPESFNLARASSLEQKYSSAFSDENPNACSVM; from the exons ATGGGTGCTCTGGATCATATCTCTGAACTCTTTGATTTCTCCCACAGGAGTAGTAGTAGGAAGCTCAAGAAGAACAAGCAATTGCAG ACGGTGGAGATAAAGGTGAGGATTGACTGTGAAGGGTGTgaaaagaaagtgaagaaaTCAGTGGAAGGGATGAAGGGAGTGACGCAAGTGGATGTGGATCCGAAGAAGAACAAGCTGACGGTGATTGGGTACGTGGATCCAAAGAAGGTGTTGCACAGGGTTCAGCACCGGACGGGAAAGAAGGCGGAGTTCTGGCCTTACATACCATACGAAATGGTGGCCCATCCATACGCTCCAGGTGCGTACGATAAGAAGGCCCCACCTGGGTACGTGCGCAACGTTCTTGTGGACCCAGAGTCCTTCAATCTTGCACGTGCCAGCTCTCTGGAGCAGAAATACTCCTCCGCCTTCAGCGACGAAAACCCCAACGCCTGTTCCGTCATGTGA